AACAGAAGGTGATTTTCGATATTATATCAATACGGGGGAATACAATAGTTTGGTTTTGCGATTAAATGCAGGATTGGCAGTTCCTTACGGTAATTCAGAAGTGCTGCCATATGTAAAACAGTTTTTTGCCGGAGGCCCCAACTCAATCAGAGCATGGAGAGTGCGTTCATTAGGTCCCGGCGGATATAATATAGAAGAGGATGATGTTGAAAATTTAGAGCTGAGACAGGTATTTTTTGATCAGACAGGCGATATAAAGATTGAGGCAAACTTAGAATACCGTTTTGATATTATTGGATTTTTTAAGGGAGCTGTATTTACCGATATTGGTAATATATGGTTGCTTAGAGAAGATTCTTTGAGGCCTTATGCAGAATTTTCGCCGGATAGATTTTATCGTGAAATAGCTGTTGGAGGCGGATTAGGAGCCCGATTAGATTTTAATTTTTTTGTAATTCGTTTTGATTTTGGTTTTCCGCTGAGAGATCCTGCGCAAAGAGATAACCCCTGGCGTTTTAACCAAATCAGGAAGTGGAGTTTAGATGATATGAACTTTAATCTTGCCATTGGTTACCCTTTCTGATAATTTTATAAAATGAATAAATGGCATAGTTCAAATAAATCCTTAATTTCACCGTTTTTACGATGTTCTATAGATAAATATGAGATTTAGACTAATTTATTTCTTTTTCATTTTTGTTTTGATAAGCGAATCGGCTTATTCACAAATTGGTGGTCAGCGCTCAAATGCTTTTCTCAATTTATCTACCTCCGCACGGGCTACCTGGTCCGGAGGCTATTTGATAGCTACCGAGCAAAGTGATATCGGACTTTCATGGCATAATCCCGCATTGTTGACTAACGAGAATCATCAGGATTTAAGTGTAAATTCAGCTTTTTTCCCATCGGGTATTCAATGGGGCTTTGTTGGTTATGGACATCATTTTGAAGACAAAGGCGTTTTTCAGGGAGGAATACAGTTTTTGAATTACGGAACTATAGACAGAACTACGCCTGACGGTGAGAAATCAGGAACTGCGAGTGCAATTGATATGTCAATGGGAGCGGGATATTCAATGCCTTTTGAAAAATATAATTTTGGAGCTAATTTAAAGTTGGTTTATTCGCAAATAGAAAATTATACCTCTTTTGGTGTTTTAGCCGATTTCGGTGCGACCTATGAAGATACTGCCGGTATGTGGATGGTTTCAGCCGTGTTTAAAAATATAGGAGCAAACATCATCAATTATTCGCCAAATGAGGCAATTCCCATGCCTTTTGAAATACAAATGGGTTTTACGAAGCGGTTGGAGCATTTGCCATTCAGGCTACATGTAATGGCGCATAATTTACAAAACTGGCGTTTACGCTATGATGATCCTTTTGCTACTGAAGGTACTTTTTTTGGGAGTGATACGGTAGTTTCTCAACCTCCTTTAATTGAGCGAGCTGCTGATGAGTTGATTCGTCATCTAGTTTTTGGCGGTGAGTTTTATTTTGGTCAGAGTTTTCGGGTTGGATTCGGGTATAATCATCAGAGAAGAAAAGAACTGGCTGTATCTACCCGTAAAGGTTTAGCCGGTTTTTCATTCGGTGCCGGAGTTCGAATCAACAGATTTCAAATTTATTATGGGAGAGGGCAGTATCATATTGCCGGCGCAGCTAACCATATCAGCATTACGACTAACATTAATGAGTTTCGTTAAACCTAATAACCTAAAATATTCAACATAGAATCAGCTGTTTGTTCGTTCGCAAACAGTCGGTGTTCAAAGCTTCCATCCTCTTTTTTCTGAACAAGCACATATTTTGGAGAAGGTATCAGGCAATGTTTTATACCGCCATAACCACTCATCTGATCCTGATAAGCGCCAACATGAAAGAATCCCAGATGTAGAGGTTCCGAATTATTGATTTTCGGTAAATAAACCTGATTTAAATGCGCCTCAGCATTGTAATAGTCATGAATGTCACAGCTTAGGCCACCAATATTTACCCGCTGATATTCATTTTTCCATTTGTTTATGGGTAACAAAATAAATCGTTGGCTAATGCCCCAAATATCCGGTAAAGTTGTCATCAGTGAACCGTCTATCATATACCAGTTTTCACTGTCATTTTGTAATTTCTCTCTTAATACCGAAAAAATCATAATTCCGCTTTCTCCAACGGTAAAATTCCCAAATTCAGTAAAAATATCCGGAACGGGTACATTTGCTTCCTTACAGGCTGATTGAATCTGGCTTACTATTTCTTCTATCATATAAGCATAATCAAATTCAAAGCCGAGGGAGTACTGTATAGGCATTCCACCACCAATATTCAGACGGTTTAGCGTAGGACATTTTTTTCTTAATTCTACATAGAGCTTGATGGCTTTATGCAATTCACTCCAGTAATAAGTAGAGTCACGAATTCCTGTATTTATAAAGAAATGCAGCATATTCAGATTAAACTTAGGGTGATTATGCAGTTTTTCCTCATGAAATTTAAGGATATCATTATACCGTATACCTAATCGGGATGTATAAAATTCAAAATTTGGCTCTTCTTCTGCTGCTATTCGAATTCCTATTTTGCAATTTTTTTGAATTTTTTGCTCATAAGCATTCAATTCATTCATATTGTCTAAAACAGGAATGATATTTTCAAAACCATCATTTACTAAACCTGCTAATTTGTCTGTGTAAGCTTCCGGCTTAAAACCATTACTTACAATATATATGTTTTTATCAATTTTTCCTTTCCTGTAAAGATTCATTATAAGATCGACATCAAAAGCAGATGAAGTCTCCAGATGAGCATCATTTTTCAGCACTTCATCTATAACAAATGAGAAGTGACTGCTTTTGGTGCAGTAGCAATAAATATATTTGCCGTCATAATTGACCTTTTTTATAGCATTGTTGAAAAGTGTTTTTGCCTTTTGAATCTGACTGCTGATTTTCGGTAAAAAACTTATCCGAAGCGGAGTTCCGTATTCTTCAATTAAATCCTTTAAAGGTAGGTCATGAAAATGTAAATAGTTGTCTTTAACTTCAAATCCGTTTTGAGGAAAATAGAAAGTCTGTTCAATCAGGTCTATGTATTTATTTTTCATTTTTTTTCTAAATCTTTAATAAAAGGAGCATTTCTTAAAATACAGAATTGGCACAAAGTTTTTATATATATGGTAGCTTGCTTTATTAGTTACCTCAAAAGTAATAATTTTGAAGCCTGTTGAAATATTTTTTAAGAAAAAAAATCAAAATTAAACAATGGATAAAGCGGGACTGATTTTAAAAAAGGCCTTTTCGGAATGTGTGTTAGCTAAATACAATGCAAATTTTCCCGTATCTGATGTCATAGTCAATGAAACACCGGATGAATTTGTAGGTGATTTTACGATAGTAATTTTCCCGATAGTGAAGTTAGCCCGAAAAAAGCCCGAAGAAGCTGCTGCTGAAATAGGGGAGGAATTGATAAAAAAAGTTTCGTTTATAGAGTCTTATAATGTCATAAAAGGATTTTTAAATTTAGTTTTGAAAGACAGCTACTGGAAGGAGTTTTTAAACAAGGAGTATAATGCGGAAGGTTATGGCATTTTTGCACCCGATGGCACTGAAGAAGCTGTTGAGTATTGTGGTCCCAATACAAATAAACCCCTGCATCTCGGACATATACGAAATATGTTGATTGGCTGGTCTATTATTAAAATCCTGGAAGCAAACGGAAAAAAAATCCAAAAGTTAAATATTTATAACGACAGAGGCATTGCAATCTGCAAATCGATGGTGGCATGGCTTCATAAAGGTGAAGGCAAAAAACCGTCAGATACCGGTGAAAAAGGCGATCATTTTGTAGGTAGATTTTATGTTTTATTTGACAAAATGCTGAAACCACAGATTCAGGAACTGATAGATAAGGGTATGCCGGAAGAAGAAGCAAAAAAAGAAGCACCACTTATGAAGGAGGCTTATGATTTATTGCGAAAATGGGAATTGGGAGATGATGAAACAATGTCTATTTGGCAGCAAATGAACGATTGGGTTTACAGCGGCTATGAGGAAACTTTTAAAACAATTGGTATTTCATTTGACAGACACTATTACGAGTCTGAAACCTATCTTTTGGGAAAAGAAATAGTAAAAGAAGGATTGGCA
This Chitinophagaceae bacterium DNA region includes the following protein-coding sequences:
- a CDS encoding arginine decarboxylase encodes the protein MKNKYIDLIEQTFYFPQNGFEVKDNYLHFHDLPLKDLIEEYGTPLRISFLPKISSQIQKAKTLFNNAIKKVNYDGKYIYCYCTKSSHFSFVIDEVLKNDAHLETSSAFDVDLIMNLYRKGKIDKNIYIVSNGFKPEAYTDKLAGLVNDGFENIIPVLDNMNELNAYEQKIQKNCKIGIRIAAEEEPNFEFYTSRLGIRYNDILKFHEEKLHNHPKFNLNMLHFFINTGIRDSTYYWSELHKAIKLYVELRKKCPTLNRLNIGGGMPIQYSLGFEFDYAYMIEEIVSQIQSACKEANVPVPDIFTEFGNFTVGESGIMIFSVLREKLQNDSENWYMIDGSLMTTLPDIWGISQRFILLPINKWKNEYQRVNIGGLSCDIHDYYNAEAHLNQVYLPKINNSEPLHLGFFHVGAYQDQMSGYGGIKHCLIPSPKYVLVQKKEDGSFEHRLFANEQTADSMLNILGY